In Populus alba chromosome 1, ASM523922v2, whole genome shotgun sequence, a single window of DNA contains:
- the LOC118058155 gene encoding putative UPF0481 protein At3g02645: MSPLQSNLPCCSSFRLFDELQWVTNTRRTIEADHLEDDSETSISIFNVPKALMSTDPDSYAPQQLSLGPYHFSRLELHDMDTYKFSAAKRSQDLLQSLKFQDLVEQLMKLESKIRACYNKYLNLNSETLAWMMAIDASFLLEFLQVYALRGPKMLSEVSSGMPHFLEYSYRKSSCNAILRDIVMLENQIPLFTLRKVLEFRSLSLESADDMLYSMLMGSCKELSPFKTLVGLPVARVLEHAHLLDLLYHIIVPKVEESVNIPEEVKDHTKATQENEERSVESTYMKQLLIEIWNLFSSLNIRFLKKLLESAPVAVILKLPWSILSNVLGLGSAKQPDAFSESQSICSSIDQPPLVEEITIPSVTQLSKCGVRFVPSKGSISTINFDKKTCTFYLPTVSLDVNSDVVLRNLVAYEASNASGPMVFTRYTELMNGIIDTEEDAKILRERGIILNHLKNDEEVANVWNGMSRSIRLTKVPFLDKAIEDVNKYHDGLFKVKVEKFMKQHVFSSWKLLTLLASILLLLLAGLQALCSVYDCVRLFHIQY, encoded by the coding sequence ATGTCTCCTCTCCAATCCAACCTTCCATGCTGTTCTAGTTTCAGATTGTTCGATGAGCTTCAATGGGTCACTAACACCCGTCGAACAATAGAAGCAGATCACCTTGAAGACGATAGTGAAACTTCCATATCCATCTTTAATGTCCCCAAAGCCCTAATGTCTACTGACCCAGATTCTTACGCTCCACAACAACTTTCACTTGGTCCATACCATTTTTCACGTCTTGAGCTACATGATATGGATACATACAAGTTCTCCGCGGCAAAAAGAAGTCAAGATCTGCTCCAAAGTCTTAAATTTCAAGATCTTGTTGAACAATTAATGAAGCTGGAATCCAAGATTCGTGCATGCTACAACAAGTACTTAAACCTCAATAGTGAAACACTAGCATGGATGATGGCCATTGATGCATCATTCTTGCTTGAGTTCCTACAAGTCTATGCTCTCCGTGGCCCTAAAATGCTATCCGAAGTTTCCTCAGGAATGCctcattttcttgaatattCCTATAGGAAATCAAGCTGTAATGCAATTCTTCGAGATATAGTGATGTTGGAGAATCAAATTCCACTATTCACATTGAGGAAGGTGCTAGAATTTCGATCTCTGTCATTAGAATCCGCCGACGACATGTTGTATTCCATGTTAATGGGATCATGTAAAGAGCTTTCTCCATTCAAGACATTGGTGGGATTGCCAGTAGCTAGAGTTTTGGAACATGCCCACTTGCTAGACCTTTTGTACCACATCATCGTGCCCAAGGTTGAAGAATCTGTCAATATACCTGAAGAAGTTAAGGATCATACCAAAGCCACACAAGAAAACGAAGAGCGTTCAGTTGAATCTACTTACATGAAGCAACTACTGATTGAGATTTGGAATCTGTTTTCAAGTCTAAACATAAGGTTCCTCAAAAAATTGCTAGAATCAGCACCTGTTGCAGTGATACTCAAATTGCCTTGGTCAATCCTCTCCAATGTTCTTGGGCTTGGATCCGCGAAGCAACCTGACGCTTTCTCTGAATCTCAAAGTATTTGTTCCAGCATTGACCAACCACCTCTGGTTGAAGAAATCACAATTCCTTCCGTCACTCAGCTCTCCAAATGCGGGGTGCGTTTTGTGCCTAGTAAAGGCAGCATCTCAACCATCAACTTTGACAAGAAGACATGTACATTTTACCTCCCGACTGTGAGTTTGGATGTGAATAGTGATGTAGTCTTAAGAAACTTGGTAGCATATGAAGCATCAAACGCATCAGGTCCGATGGTTTTTACACGTTACACAGAATTGATGAATGGGATTATCGATACCGAGGAGGATGCAAAAATACTTAGAGAAAGAGGCattattttgaatcatttgaAGAACGATGAAGAGGTGGCCAACGTATGGAATGGGATGAGCAGGTCTATTAGATTGACAAAAGTTCCATTCTTGGATAAGGCGATTGAAGATGTTAACAAGTATCATGATGGACTATTTAAAGTTAAGGTTGAGAAGTTCATGAAGCAGCATGTATTTAGTTCATGGAAGCTTCTCACACTGTTAGCTTCCATCTTGCTCTTGCTGTTAGCAGGCCTGCAAGCATTGTGCTCAGTTTATGACTGTGTTCGCTTGTTTCACATCCAGTACTAG
- the LOC118058126 gene encoding AUGMIN subunit 6-like — translation MTMDREKEREIELESAMYTNCLLLGLDPSIIGLGPSSNGTPRVGLFRHSNPKLGEQLLYFILSSLRGPAQSAKDFDKVWPIFDSAQSRDFRKVVQGIISELESQGALPRSNSRVSSLATCCGPRFVELLWQLSLHALREVHRRTFAADVASNPLPASLTDVAFQHAATLLPVTKARIALERRRFLKNAETAVQRQAMWSNLAHEMTAEFRGLCAEEAYLQQELEKLHDLRNKVKLEGELWDDLVSSSSQNSHLVSKATRLWDSILARKSQHEVLASGPIEDLIAHREHRYRISGSSLLSAMDQSYQVSYSDKHSDDKEHSDGSYVNGNGEKSNSSMDSSHLQVNDEMHSRVDDRGGRVQPTVDVAEIIRRWTHALQRIHKQSLLLAKANDGEGPDILRSALDGGTSGHAESLAATLAEHQQHLSSFQGLIDQLNEVVPSIQNSISECTEKVNNISSSQPPMAKHHGRATSPIQAQSSGRTLETSSDNVAEVTSKISTVQLDRASASPPALKLPQLFSLTPNSSGKGANLQKRQMLAPQTIQMENLSERNSLDQPLSNDRLDNPLKDGENFVQNLKRSVREAALSMQSCNSESSRNSQSDESSEHFFLPLSSPGFSMVPENKVVSTRSKRFSASQMNTALLEKHARDGHAGSKYKELPEILNDLGPLTDYDHVNGFLSVAGSNGAISDGQKSFNDVEEPYAQVFSPPLLLDTSLLPDSYEDLLAPLSETETALMEL, via the exons ATGACGATGgacagagagaaggagagagagatagagttGGAGAGTGCAATGTATACAAACTGTTTATTATTAGGTCTGGATCCGAGTATAATCGGACTCGGACCTTCATCAAATGGCACTCCTCGGGTCGGACTTTTCCGTCACTCCAACCCTAAACTCGGTGAACAGCTTCTTTACTTCATCCTCTCCTCGCTTCGCGGTCCTGCTCAATCCGCCAAa GATTTTGATAAGGTGTGGCCGATTTTTGATTCCGCTCAGTCACGTGATTTTCGTAAG GTTGTGCAAGGGATAATCAGTGAGCTTGAATCGCAAGGGGCACTTCCAAGGAGCAATTCAAGGGTTTCTTCCCTTGCTACTTGTTGTGGACCGAG ATTTGTTGAACTCTTGTGGCAGCTTTCCTTGCATGCTTTGAGAGAGGTTCACAGACGGACATTTGCGGCTGATGTTGCTTCAAACCCACTTCCTGCTTCATTAACTGATGTAGCCTTCCAACATGCAGCTACATTGCTTCCTGTGACAAAG GCAAGGATAGCCCTTGAAAGAAGGAGGTTTCTTAAAAATGCTGAAACTGCGGTTCAGAGACAAGCTATGTGGTCAAATTTGGCTCATGAGATGACAGCTGAGTTCCGTGGTCTTTGTGCAGAAGAG GCTTATTTGCAGCAAGAGTTGGAAAAACTACATGACTTGCGGAACAAAGTGAAGCTAGAAGGTGAACTGTGGGATGATCTTGTGTCGAGTTCTAGCCAGAATTCGCATTTAGTTTCGAAGGCAACTCGCTTGTGGGATTCTATACTCGCTCGAAAAA GTCAACATGAAGTTCTTGCTTCAGGGCCAATTGAGGACCTGATAGCTCATCGGGAGCATAG ATATCGCATCTCTGGATCATCTTTGCTCTCTGCTATGGATCAGAGCTATCAGGTTTCTTATTCAGATAAACATTCGGATGACAAGGAACATAGTGATGGATCTTATGTTAATGGAAATGGGGAAAAGTCAAATAGTAGTATGGATTCGTCCCATCTACAAGTAAATGATGAGATGCATTCTCGAGTGGATGATAGAGGTGGAAGAGTCCAGCCTACTGTTGATGTAGCAGAAATTATAAGGCGTTGGACACATGCATTGCAACGCATTCATAAACAGTCACTTCTTCTG GCAAAAGCTAATGATGGAGAAGGTCCAGATATATTAAGAAGTGCACTCGATGGTGGTACTAGTGGCCATGCTGAATCTTTAGCTGCAACTCTTGCAGAACATCAGCAACACCTGAGTAGTTTTCAG ggactTATTGACCAACTTAATGAAGTTGTTCCATCAATACAAAATTCAATATCAGAGTGTACAGAGaaagtaaataatatttcttcCAGCCAGCCACCAATGGCCAAGCATCATGGTCGCGCAACCTCACCTATACAAGCTCAAAGCAGTGGAAGGACCTTG gAAACTAGCTCTGATAATGTTGCGGAGGTGACTTCAAAAATTTCCACAGTTCAGCTTGACAGGGCATCTGCTAGCCCCCCTGCTTTGAAGCTACCGCAGCTATTCAGTTTGACCCCAAATTCTTCTGGAAAAGGTGCAAACTTGCAAAAGAGACAAATGTTAGCTCCCCAAACCATCCAAATGGAAAATCTTTCTGAAAGAAACTCTCTGGACCAGCCTTTATCAAATGATCGCTTAGATAATCCATTGAAAG ATGGAGAAAATTTTGTTCAAAACTTAAAGAGATCCGTAAGAGAAGCTGCACTGTCTATGCAATCTTGCAATTCAGAATCATCTCGTAACAGCCAGTCTGATGAAAGTTCTGAACACTTCTTTTTACCTCTTTCATCGCCTGGATTTTCTATGGTCCCAGAAAATAAAGTAGTCTCAACAAGAAGTAAAAGATTTTCTGCATCTCAAATGAACACTGCTTTGCTTGAGAAACATGCTCGAGATGGCCATGCTGGAAGCAAGTACAAAGAATTACCGGAAATTCTAAATGACTTGGGTCCACTTACTGACTATGATCATGTAAATGGCTTCCTCTCAGTTGCTGGTTCAAATGGTGCAATATCTGATGGTCAGAAGTCCTTCAATGATGTTGAGGAACCTTATGCTCAAGTATTCTCCCCTCCTTTGCTGTTGGATACGTCCCTTTTACCAGATTCATACGAGGACTTACTTG CTCCACTTTCAGAAACTGAAACGGCCTTGATGGAGCTTTGA